From the genome of Nicotiana tabacum cultivar K326 chromosome 2, ASM71507v2, whole genome shotgun sequence:
GAGAATCATCACTCAACATTAACATTAGCAAATATATAGAactaacagaaaaagaaaaggaacatGCATGCAGAAGATTTTTCAAATCAGCAAGATCTTTTTATTTTCTGATAAATCAAATCAGCAGATCATTGAAATTGAGTACTTTTTTTTATAAAGCAAGTGATTTCAATAGATGGCATCAAGAAGACACAAGAAGTACATGATTTGGCATTTGAGCTTACAAAAAATATTCCAGCTCCTATACATAATTGGCTAAGCAAAGCTAAAGAACTAATGAAATCCAAAAGATGATCAATATTGTTGATAGGGTACAGTCTAGACCAACAAAACAAATTGGCAATACACAGAGCCTTTAAAAAACCTATAGGAGTTGAGTTTCCATCAAAACATCTCTTGTTTCTCTCTGTCCAAATGCACCAGAAAATACAAGCAGGGACCATTGACCAAATTTTCCCGATGGCTTTATCAACTCTCCATAAACTCCAGCTCTTATAAGCATCCTTGATTGTGTAAGGGGTGACCCATTTAAGaccaaaaaggtaaaaaaaaacatGTACCATATGTCTAAAGCCACCTCACAGTGTAGGAGCAAGTGGCTGGTACTTTCagcttccttttgacacatgtagCATCTATTAGGTAACTGGAAGTTCCTTTTCATCGGGTTATCTTGTGTGAGGCATGCCTCATATAATTCTATCCAGGTGTTTGGTGGCAGCTTGGTTCTCCAAATAAGTTTCCAGAGCCAGTTGTCTATCATGGGATTACTAGAACACATCTGTTGATATCCCACCTTGACTGTGTAGATGCCTCCGCCATGATACCCCCATTTAAGTCTATCCACAGCCTGGGGGTTAACATTGCTTTGTTGTAGTCTTGCATAGAGGTCTAGCAGCTCGTTTATTTCCCAATCATGCATGTCCCTTCTGAACTTCAAGTCCCAATTGACCCCTTCCCTATATGCAACAATAACAGCATTAGGATCTTGGGCTATGGTGAATAAGTTAGGGAATTCAACTTGAAGGGAGGAGTTTCCAAGCCATTTATCCTTCCAGAATCTGATGTGTGTACCATTCCCAACTTCAAAGTGGATGTTCTGAACAAAAGTCCTCCATAATTTGCCGATGCCTTTTCATAATCCCACACTGTATGGAGCACTTGAGATCATGCTTTTATTATGTGCTGCTAGATCTTTAATTCCCAACCCCTGTTGAGTTTTTGGTTGGGTAACCTTTTTTCGGACTCCCTGATACCAACTTCCCAATGATTGTTTTAAGCCTTTCAGCCAAAAGTTTAGAAGCAATCTTATATACACTGCTTATAAGACTAATGAAAAGGAATCAGAACAATAAAAGAGGCATTGATAGATTTAACCATGTGGCAGTTGTGGTGAAAGTGATTCATTGCATCAATAACCTCCTTTTTTATAATCTCCCAAGCATGTTGAAAGAATGCCATAGTAAAACCATCAGGTCCTGGAGCCATATCTGGAGCATATTAATTAATGGTTGAAAGAATCTCCTGTTCCTCAAACTCCCTTTCCAACCAGTGTCTCTCAGCTTCTGAAATCCTAGCTAAATTGTCAAATCTAGCTGACGGCCTCCAAGGTTCATTATCCGAGTACAACTGCTGGTAGAAGTTCAGGATTTCACTTTGATTTTCTCCTTATCTTCAGTGATGACTTCCCCCATCTGTAGCCTATCAATGCAGTTGTTTCTTCTATGAGCATTAACTATCTTTTGGAAGTACTTTGTATTTCTATCTCCATCCTTGAGCCATAAGCATCTTGATTTTTGTCTCCATGAAACCTCATCAATCTTTGCTAACTACTGAATTTGTGATTGTAAGTTGATAAATTGAGCCTTCTCAGCTTGTGTTTGGACTCTGCCATCAGATGATTGTTCCAGTACAGTTAGTTCATTAAGTGCCTTACTTTTTTGAGTTTCTAGTTTTCCAAATACCTCCCTATTCCAGCATGAGATGTCTTTCTTCAAATTCCTCAATTTTTGAGTCAAGATGAAGTCTGGATTGCTGGATTGCCCACTACCTGATAACTGGACCACCATTTTTTAACTGAGTCCATGAATCCCTTTGCTAGCAACCACATATTCTCAAATTTAAAATAAGATGAATTAGAGTCCCAATCGCCACATTCAAGCATTAATGGCTTATGATTAGACTCTACTATGGGTAAAGCCACCTGCTTTATTGCCTTGAAACTGTCATTCCACTCAGATGAAATTAAGAACCTATCAATTCTGGAAGCCTGAAGTTGTTCTTCACCACTAGACCATGTATATTGAGCTCCATGTAGGGGTAAGTCCAACAGTTCCAATTCCAATATAATATTAGAGAAAGATTTTATTGCTCTGGACCTTCTAAGACAGTTGAATTTTTCATGCTCATATTTGCATACATTAAAGCCTTCCCCTATCACCCAGTGCTCATCCCAAATACCCCGTATTGTTGCCAATTCATGCCAAAGATCCGTTCTTGCTGCATTTGAATGTCACCCATCTACCCCCGTGTAACACCACCTGAATTGTTCTTGGAGACTTTCTAGAATGACAGAAACAGAGTATATACCTTGTTGAATGTTAATGCTTTTCCACAACCTCATGTCCCACAAAATGATGATCCCACCTCCTATGTCATTTCCTTGCAAATCTGCCCAGCTAGCCCATCTATTTACCCATAACGAACCTACTTTGTGAACACTCTTCAATTTTTGTCTCCTGCAAACATACTCAATTCTATCACCCCATTCTTCTTTTTTGTCTTCGAACAACCCCCTTCTGACTCCCTTTGTTGCAATTGAGATTGTCTCCTCTGGTCCATTCTTAGAATCATATTCAATAATTCATGTTCAAAACCAGTTGCATTAACCCCAAATGCTTTGCATGCCTTCACCACAACCAACTTTGTCCATTTCGAAGCGGATATAACAGAAGGAGTATGAACAATTTGTTGATTAAAAAAGTAATCACCATACCAAGGAAGAGAGAGAGTATCATTGTGAGATTGAGAAGAGTAATCAGATTCTGAGTCAAACACTAGTGCTAGTTCCCTGATCCGTGGAAGAATAGAAGGAAGTTCTGTATCTTGGGGCAATTCTCCTTCATCATCAGCATCGCAGAGGCTTGGACAAACACTCCCTTCTGAATCAGACATCATACGGTGAATTTCTAGAGCATGGAGTTATATGGAAGGGGGATCAAGATTATGTGGTGGAGGTGAAGAGCGTGTTTTAAGAAGACATGGGTCTTGGGTTCTGGCCTTCCAGATCTGTatcttcttatttcttctttttgggcCTGTATTGTAATAAACCCGATCTGTTTTCTTTGTGTTTGAAGGCCCAACTTCATTAATAATGCATGCCCCTTTGTCTGGTTtgttaacaataatatttttaggCCCAACATCCTTAATAATGCTGGCCCCTTTGGCTGGATTATTAAACCTAATATAGAGGCCCCACTTACTTGGCATATGGCAATTTTGAAATTGAGTACTAAATAACGAGTTTAACTGCTTCAGGATAAAAAATTGAGTAGATTTAGTCCTTTGAGGGCCGTAGTTTTACATATCTTAATCCTTAAGCAAACACATTTGGAGCTTTCACAAACATAAATACAATGCCTGACTTGTGTTAAAGCAGTAGCAACCATCCCCAAACTCATATATATGTTTTTGAATTCTTATGCACATATCCTCCTTAAGAAGATTGAACCTAAGAATCAATTTTTTATAGGTAACTATGACTCATTTTTTGAAGatgcacaaaaaagaaaaagggttaaCGAGTCATCATTTATAAGCCATTCAAAGAAGCACGTATAGACACAAAAGACATTAAGATACTAACACCTAATATCTGGAAGCATATTGTCTTCTGCTATAAGCTAGATAAATAGGAAGAAAAGTTATCTTCTAAAAGAGGGAAcgacaactttcatttttggcatAGAGTTGATAGATACTACAGAACTGAATACAGTTTTTCCTGTTACCAGTGCCTTATCGATTGCTTAAACTATACATTGTAGAATGACAACATGAAATCAAGATTCTATAGAAGAATTATAGCCGGAAAAAGTGAATATTCTGTCATATATATAACATATACAAAGGTGATAGCTGAAAAATCCATAAATTCGGTGCCATCTTGGGTATGGTAGAAAACTTACTTTTCTGTTGGTAAAATGCGACCTTCACTAATTGAATCAGTAAGCCATTTAGCTTTAAGCATAAAGGCATTTACTGCACATCCATACAAGAACTTGATTGTTTGCAGCtgcaataacatcaaataacaacaacaatttaTCTTATATTGTCAGAAGTAAATTCAAGGATCGTAGTAGCTTAAATGAAATGACAGGAAATATACAGGCACCGGGACAAGAAGCGGAAGTCATACAAATTTAAGTTGTGGTTTTAGTATCTAAAGCTCCAAGGTCCAATTAATTCACTTTAAGAGTAAAACAGCCCAAATTCATTTGGAAATCAAGTTCTACGACTTAAACGATCACCACAAAATGACCTAGACATGAAAAAACAAAGTTCTGCCCAAGACGTATCAACCTTCCTGCATTCATAATGCTCCATTATATCCTTCACTATAGAAAGAAGGAACTCTTTTGTGGAACTTTAATGAGAGGGTTTGTTTGCTAATATTACTCTTTCTTCGGTTTGAGGACATCTAGTTCTCCTTTATTGTAACCATCTCCATATCTGACATTCAATTAAACCAGCAAAGATGCAGTAGTTAGTCATTGGACATTATTTTACATACGAACAACGTTCTGTCTTATGCTCATTATAAGCATCATGCTAGAGGCCTGAAAACCTTGATGTAGTATCAATCTACTGGGGATGAAGAGCAAACAGAAATACATTGTTTTAATTTAGTAGATATGAATTGAAATGCCAAAATAAAAGCAGACAATGACCGACCTTCTTTGAACAAAGAACAACAGGAACCGCCTGAGATTTAAGTCTCTGACCCCTATAAACTGAAGGAGGGGGGATATCAGAGAGAACTATGCCACCATAATTCTTGATTAGGTCTTCAAGTTTCTTCTCTCGCTGCCTAGAAAATCCTGTGACTAAGAATTCCATATTTTTGAACATCGATCTTCTTCCAACTCTAGCACAAGAATTTGTTAGACGCTTCTTGAGTTCCTGAGTTCTTGACTCCAAATGTGAAGTTGGAAGTCCCAAATTTCTAGTAGCTTTGGGCGCATGACCTGCAAAGATGAAGGTGACGAAAGAAGTGAATTTGTGTCCTTTCTCTTTGAACAACACTAGGTCAAATTCCAAATTACAATTTACTAACGAGATTTTAGTGCAACGTGTGACTTTTTAGGCTCCTTCCTCCGTTGAATCTCAGTTTCAGTTTCTGAAAAGCGAACACGCTTTCTTTTTGGACACTCTATACTAGCTTGATCTTCTCTTGTTTGCTTTCTATCCTTTCCCATCCCAAAATCATATTGAAATGCTTTTGAAACTTGGAAACGACATTGTGACCCAGGGTTCAATATAAGGGGTGAGCTTGTATTCGTGGGCATAGCCACTGTAAATTCATTCCCCTCTCTTGGAGTATCATCACAATTTCCCTTTTTGTTTGTCATTTGAGCTACTGGCTTTAGCATCGGTACATCAGTTCTTTCAAATGAAAATGATGTATCAAAACAATACCCTTTCTCTGAAGATGTCATATTGTCAGGGAGTACGCTATAAGTTCTTAGAGAGGTTACTTCTCGGCGAACTGGGTGATCCATCCCTTCTCTATTAATCTTCGGAGTGGTAAGCTGTTTCCCATGAACCACCTGATTATCAAGAACCGAGTTTTTCTGCAATTTTGTAGCGCATTCAGTTGTGGAACCAAAGCGCTGTTGTTTTTCATCCTTTACATGATTGTATATAGCTGAAGGAGAAGACAGATGGTCAGACGATATACTGCACGGAACAACAGAACATAGAGTATCATCTAAGGATAGATTTGAGGATCTTGCAATATCCTGAGAGAGCAGTATCATCTCCTTTCCTCTGTTACGTAAACCTTCAAAAGGTATACTCAATTGAGAAGCAACGATGACCCTTTCATCCTGTTTTTGTGCGACGAAGGAGCTTTGATCTGGAGCTATGTCAGCTGATTCTGAGAAATAACTTGTCTCGCCAACAAAAGGTTTAGGAATACTTTTGATAGCTTTGCATTTGGCTTGATCAGAGGAGTTTACTTCCTTCTAAAGAGCAGAGCAAGACAAGAAGGAAAACAGAAGATTAGGTACATCTGACTAATGTAACTAGGGAGTATGATCCAACAATAACATAATGAGATCCACAAACTCAAGCAACAGCAGTATAAGAATTTCGAGAACGTGCCATTATAATAGCACATAAAAGCAGCCATTATAATGTAAGTCCTGAGTTCATCATTATAACAAGATTGGTGACAATATTAAAGACAAGAAACTAATGCAAAATATTGCCCGTAACAAAGAAGTGACATCTACATGAACATATTCAAATAAATGATGACCCTCAAAACTATGTAGCATAAACTACAGCCTGCAAATGTAAACTCCCACTGTTAAGAAAAacaattttactttaattaatcaTCAAATTATGTaaaacaacccagtataattgcATGTGTTTGAAAAGGCACACTTCACGACAAGCAAGGAAAGCACTCCGTGGgcattaactttcaaatgactgGATACTCAAGGCAATTCTCGGCGCGTCAGCAGGTTTTACAGTCCAAAATTGAAAAAAGAACTTAAAAAGAAGAGAAATGAATTTGTCATTAATATCGTGCAGTTCTCCCTGAGCCAAGCTAAATTAAATTTTGtttctcctttttcttctcttctccctggtgttcctctttcctttctttccctAATCTATCAGTAGTAAGAACAGCAAGTGAAGATACCTTACTTATCAAGAAAAAGCGAACAAAAAGTGAAGAGGAGATAAATTAGCAGTCAAAGCAAGATAACAAAGAAAGACTAAGAGATGAGATGCAATGCTGAAAGGCAAACCCCAAATtcaaataggacatgcactgctATGATATCTTTTGGCAGTGGCTTGGCATCTAGTACTAGTGAAGCTCTTCTTTTCCTATGCTACTAAGAAAATTATTATGGTTTATTTCATTAAATAGAAAATTTTTGCTACTGTATGTCTTTCATGCTTATCAATGTTATCATGTCCAATGATCATACTCTCATTTTTCCATTTGATTCTGAAAATCGGGTTCAAAAAGTGATCTGATTTGAGAACATAAggataaaaaagaaatagaagataaAAAGAGATTTAATCTTgctatctaaatgtatcctagaCCAGCACTACAGCGGTGAGGTGTGACCCTAATTTATATGAGTGATGTTAGTATTGACTAATGAATTGAAGGCAACTGACATAAAATCTAGTAATTTAGGAAACAGAATCAGAGTAGTATTCTTCAATTTGTTGCATCTGTCTCAACGCCAATAGTCAACTCATTCATTGGTAATAAAAAGGAGAATATGTGGATAGAGAGAGACTAAATTATGCAACAAATCAGACAATTCTTAAGCATACTTGTGCTTCTTTCTAGTGATGAAGGATCACTGAGGCTTTGGATTAACAAAAAATAAGCCCTGTTAATTATAGAATATGTCACATAAAAAGTGTTGACAAAGGAATCAGTGATACGGGATGTACTTGAAGGTACTGACCTTCAAACAAGTCCAACCACCAAACCAACGACTTTCGAATCTTTTGGGAACTACTTTAAGTAATTCATCACCTTCTCCTGTAAGGATGAAATGCATAATCAGATATGAACACTCTTCCAATGGAATGCAAAGGAAGCAATGAAAAATATGTTACCTGCAACATTATAGTTCTTAACAGAGGGTGAATCCATAGATGCTTTAAATGCATGTCTTTCCAAGACAGGAAAATTGACAATCTACATAACAAGATAATGTCAAGGCCCAAACTAATCCATAGCTAACCAAGTAAAATGGAATGGAACAATCATTGATATGGAAAAACTACATGGAGATAGGAAATTCTCCTTACGGCAGTATGATTAATTATTTACTGGCATATTCAGGTCAGTTTGCCAAAATTAAGGTATGTTCTGTCTTTATTAAGTAGTTTCCCATTTTTGTCAGTGCTGAAGCTAAACCAATAGGGGTTACCTGGTTCAAACAATCTGACAAGTGATCATTCCCACGTGCCATAGGGGTGATATCTAAACCCAAATGCTGATCCCTTGTTAGCTTTTTCTGCCCGTCATTGCTAAAAGATCCAAATCTTTCATCCACTTTCAACTGGAAATCACTCTCAATATCTTTTAAGTATGGCTTAATAAAACCATCTCCTGGCTGAAGAATGTCTATTCCATGAAaaactgctccttcatcttccaATTCTCCATTAAGTCTTTGATTTTGTGAGGCAAGAGTATCTTTAACGTGAGACACATTTAAGTCGTGGAAATGCATATCAGCAGAATCACTAGCAGATAGTCCCACATCTTCAAATGCAGCTTCCATTCTCAAATCTTCTGAgtctgaaagaaaatcaatttcagATGTCTCCTCAGTATCACAATGACAGCTTTCATGACTCTCTTTCCAAGCTTCCAGCCGTGCTTGTTTCACCTGGAGTGCAGCTTCCAACACGGTTGAAGTCGGAATTCTTTTTGAAAATGATTCAGTTTTGAACATCTCATGAATAACCAGTGCTTCAGATGCAGCAATCGACAATTCAACTGCATCGTCCGTGTGATTGACTTCGCATAGGCTGACATTTCCCTCTTGCCCATCCCCTTTGTTCGTATCATTAGATCCTTTGCCTAATGCAGCAAAGTTGTCCACTTTCAATTCCTTAGCCTTCCCTTCAGGAATAATCGGGATTTGAACACACTGAACTGACAGAGCATGATTGGACTGAGtcctttctgcttctgcttcaGATATATCTTCAAGTGTACTTGGTACTTGACAGGTTCTTTGAGCTACAATCCAATGATAGATGAAGATGAAATTGAACCACCTTAAAAAAAACAAAGTAACATAGAGCTAGTTAAGGACTGGATTGGTAACACGTTGGATTGAGCATCATGCAATTGGTGCCAAAAACCAAATCTGCAACATTCACTATCTTGTTTATTTGAAGAGAGAAGGAGAATATCAATCAATTTACCAATCTAACTGAACCACAAAGTGCAGACTAGTTTGGTCGCCTAAATCAATACTCTATATCCATTCCACTCCAGTCGTGGACAATTTGGTTCCAATTGTAAGACAAAATTGCGGGGTCTCTAAAACTAACGCCATGAAATAACTCACATTAAATGCAAAGAACTTTCGAGACAATTTATTAAAATCAAGAGTTCCCTGCAGCTTACATTATCAATTGATTGAACCAAACTGAGTGGTGAACTATCATCTCCGGATAAGAATAAATGGCAACTCTTATATCCACCTTCTTGTGTTGTGTGTGGATGGGACGCTACTGCAttatgctgctggatcaattccTACAAATAGACCAAGGAGCCAGTTGATTTTTCCTGTGGCACACGAGTCTTATTTGGGGAAATTAGAAATTTGTAGACCATGTAAAAAATATGAAGTGACGACTAATGATACGCTTGTAGTAAATATGTAAGCAAATAATCAAAGTACAATTTtcatgaaaaaggaaaatatggGAGCGCTACAGATAAATTGGGAATATGAATGTTACTTTTGGGATTCACCCCTAACCTTACGTATGAATATTCTTCTTGCTTCATTTATACACCACCATTATTATCATACGCCCACATTACTCTTATTCCTTAATTTACTTTTCACTTCAAACGTGTATTTACTTTAATCTTTTATACGGAGTATTTTTTTTGGCCTTTCTCCAGACTCACAAGTCCACAATCTGATAAACCTTTCTATCAAATATAAGAGAACATAAAGCAATTGCTAACTCTTTTTTTCCTTCAAGTTTCCCGGCTTTGAATCAAGAATACTGAAGCAGCAAAGTACTACTTGTTGAATCAGGTTCCATTGTTCTATacttttcttattattttgcatataaaatttgttattttttatatttttttggtaaGTATATATTGTCTTTTTAGTTATTTATTAGAATTTTAGTATATAAACTAGAAAATATGAATCTTGGTATTAAAAAtgccaaaacaaaaaaagagaagggttaaaAATTTAATACAAGAGAGATTAAATAGATtagctatattatcaattgaataATTGAAAAAGAATTATGAGAAGAAATTGATTATAAACAAATTATTAGTAATTTTGCATCACAAAAAGCTAGAAAATAAACTTCAAATAAAATTATACTATATGAATTTCTTTTAATACTATCATAAAACATAGGGCCTCTAATTGAAGTTTGGCTTTAGGTCCCAAATATCATTGAGCAGCCCCTGCTTAGTTTGCAGTGCAATAAATGATGTTGATAAAAGTACTACATTTAcatttttctccatttttatGCATTTGTTATATGGTGCAAACTAAAAGCTTTAGTATTGTTTCAACATCTTAAAGTTTGcaccattataaaaatataattcaaactagggaaaatggccaaatatacccctctactttgaTATATTGTTCATATTTACCCTCTGTTATACTATCGGGTCAAATCTACCCTCACAGTAAGCAAAGTTTTTAAATTTGCCCTCTAACCTAACGGAAAGCCCCAAATCCCTTCTATTTACTGCAATTCTTCTCACAAATCAGTCATCTCCTTCGTGTGATCcaccagaaaagaaaaaaggtccataTTATAGAAATGGGAGTGTGGAGCTACATCATAATTATTCCCCTTGTCTTTGGTTATGCTCAAACCATAAATGAAACGCAAAATTCACAGTTTATGGGTATGTCTCCAACAAAATGAGGATGAGTGAAATACCGTAGAtaatttgaaagagatttatttgattCTTCAAGTGGACGAAATGCATTCGCTTATGAAGTTGTTACtaatatttactatttttatggaCTACAGGCATAACAAGGCCGTTGGTATCCATGTAAATGCATTCCCTTTCGGATTTGGATTTAGCATGTCATTTGATGCAAATTTTGCTTGCGCAAGCACTTCTGCATGAAATTTGTGACATATGATTCTTAAGTATTGTTTGAGAAATCCTAAATTAAATGATCTGTTTAAATTATGTCTAGCTTCAGAACATTCTTTCAAAGTAATATTTACTAGTGCTCTCATGCCTGAAGGTGGCGAGTTTGTTAAGTCTTCCTGCTCTAAATAATTAAGTGGAATAAGAAATCAACTTGTCGAGGATATTTTCTTATCTGGTAGAGCACACGCAGGGATAAGTAATTTGTGAGAAAAAATTAGAGGGTAAATTGGGATTTGGGACTTTCCGTTAGATTAGAGGGTAAATTTGAAAACCTTGCTAATGGTGAGGCTAGATTTGATccgatagtataacggaggaTAAATGTGAACAATATAtcaaagtagaggggtatatttggcccttttccccTCAAACTATTACATTTCACggctgaaactcacccgagccctgaGCGATCCAAACAATAGAAACTTTTATCAAAATAAAAGTCTCATTTCTCTTTctgcttttttattttatgtttaccACCTTGCTGGACTAAACACAAAAAAAGGTGTTTCTGATTCAGGTAAAAAAAGGACAAATTTAAAGACAATACCTCCACATGATGGTCAGATAATTTAATTTCCACATCATGTTGCTGAAGCCAACCGGGAAGCCAAGCAGCCTCCTACATCAATCAATTGTTCAAGTCAATTAATCCCCTTTTTCACTTTAGTTCCACACAAAAAATCAAATTATTGAGCTTGCAAGTAGTGATTGAACTGAAAATTCGCATAGATTCTGATTTTGGTATAGGCGCACAGTGCCGGAGCCACATGCACCTAAGGGTTGTCAACCAACACCCCTTCGTCGGAAAATTACAATGTTTAATTcggtaatttttaaaaaaatatgtatatatactatatacttcttggtgagtttgtttctttatattttgactcctCTTAATAAAAATACTGGCTCCGCCCACTGTAGACGCAGCTTATGGATTTTTCAGATGCgtaaaacttcaaaaaaaaaacgtgaaaagaaaaagaaagaaaaaatagtgatggattggAAAGCATACCTCAGAAAATTGAGGAGGACGAAACCCTAGCAAGTTCATTGAATGTAATCACTTTGCTCTATTCACTCCATGAGCTATCACTGTGAGCAGGAGCAGGAAAATGACGAACCCGCGCCAATTTTTCTTCGCGCCAAAAACCTAAAGGGGGACTTTTGTATTGGGCCTCGGCCTTGTCTCATAAATTGGGCCAAGTTATGAGTTAGCGCGCTAGCTGAACGGCCCAATAAGCCTAGTTTACATCTTTGTTTAAGGCGGgtaatatataaaattagaataattttggtaaataagtttcaaatattgtataggaacgAAAAAATCACTTCTTGTTATTTTTACTTTCCGACTTTTTTAAGGATATCTTTTagaaatattttctctttaaaaaaaaaaaaagaagatgaagTACGAAATGGACCAACTTTGGAAGTCTACTAATTTCATTGCCTTCAACTAAAGctgaaggaattgaagaaaatgctTGGAAAGATGTGGTTGGGGGGACGCAAACTTTAGACGCAATAATGCGAACAAGAAATGAAGGGGTAGGCCACAAGAGAGGAGTCGGAAAACAATActagaaaaaataatattttgaaattaaaattatgtttggatataaattaagaaaataaaattatatgaGTGAAAATTATTATTTCACTTGAAATACTCCTTAAAAAAATACAGTTTGTATAGTGGGATTAAGAGTTCAAAACTAATAACCCGTACTCATAAGTGATCTTCTTTACCATCAAAGGGGGTAGTGAATTATTAATGATGCTCTATCCTTAATAAGAGTTTCGGATTCGAGTTTTAAAAATAAAGGCTTCGTCAATAAAGAACACTTAAA
Proteins encoded in this window:
- the LOC107792705 gene encoding uncharacterized protein LOC107792705 isoform X2 → MIVHHSVWFNQLIMWFNFIFIYHWIVAQRTCQVPSTLEDISEAEAERTQSNHALSVQCVQIPIIPEGKAKELKVDNFAALGKGSNDTNKGDGQEGNVSLCEVNHTDDAVELSIAASEALVIHEMFKTESFSKRIPTSTVLEAALQVKQARLEAWKESHESCHCDTEETSEIDFLSDSEDLRMEAAFEDVGLSASDSADMHFHDLNVSHVKDTLASQNQRLNGELEDEGAVFHGIDILQPGDGFIKPYLKDIESDFQLKVDERFGSFSNDGQKKLTRDQHLGLDITPMARGNDHLSDCLNQIVNFPVLERHAFKASMDSPSVKNYNVAGEGDELLKVVPKRFESRWFGGWTCLKEVNSSDQAKCKAIKSIPKPFVGETSYFSESADIAPDQSSFVAQKQDERVIVASQLSIPFEGLRNRGKEMILLSQDIARSSNLSLDDTLCSVVPCSISSDHLSSPSAIYNHVKDEKQQRFGSTTECATKLQKNSVLDNQVVHGKQLTTPKINREGMDHPVRREVTSLRTYSVLPDNMTSSEKGYCFDTSFSFERTDVPMLKPVAQMTNKKGNCDDTPREGNEFTVAMPTNTSSPLILNPGSQCRFQVSKAFQYDFGMGKDRKQTREDQASIECPKRKRVRFSETETEIQRRKEPKKSHVALKSRHAPKATRNLGLPTSHLESRTQELKKRLTNSCARVGRRSMFKNMEFLVTGFSRQREKKLEDLIKNYGGIVLSDIPPPSVYRGQRLKSQAVPVVLCSKKLQTIKFLYGCAVNAFMLKAKWLTDSISEGRILPTEKYMAVKKCVGKLCVAVESLVKNNSHSPIFDNLGIMLHGEKNFCTDMAKIIKHGGGQVFKTLLELVQNRDDEKIVTGVIVTENERSASRHLKHCASERTIPIMSAYWIIRSLHLGKLLPLKEKAKSCKLPTLKLPNFPDTLGLSQEI
- the LOC107792705 gene encoding uncharacterized protein LOC107792705 isoform X1, with amino-acid sequence MIVHHSVWFNQLIMWFNFIFIYHWIVAQRTCQVPSTLEDISEAEAERTQSNHALSVQCVQIPIIPEGKAKELKVDNFAALGKGSNDTNKGDGQEGNVSLCEVNHTDDAVELSIAASEALVIHEMFKTESFSKRIPTSTVLEAALQVKQARLEAWKESHESCHCDTEETSEIDFLSDSEDLRMEAAFEDVGLSASDSADMHFHDLNVSHVKDTLASQNQRLNGELEDEGAVFHGIDILQPGDGFIKPYLKDIESDFQLKVDERFGSFSNDGQKKLTRDQHLGLDITPMARGNDHLSDCLNQIVNFPVLERHAFKASMDSPSVKNYNVAGEGDELLKVVPKRFESRWFGGWTCLKKEVNSSDQAKCKAIKSIPKPFVGETSYFSESADIAPDQSSFVAQKQDERVIVASQLSIPFEGLRNRGKEMILLSQDIARSSNLSLDDTLCSVVPCSISSDHLSSPSAIYNHVKDEKQQRFGSTTECATKLQKNSVLDNQVVHGKQLTTPKINREGMDHPVRREVTSLRTYSVLPDNMTSSEKGYCFDTSFSFERTDVPMLKPVAQMTNKKGNCDDTPREGNEFTVAMPTNTSSPLILNPGSQCRFQVSKAFQYDFGMGKDRKQTREDQASIECPKRKRVRFSETETEIQRRKEPKKSHVALKSRHAPKATRNLGLPTSHLESRTQELKKRLTNSCARVGRRSMFKNMEFLVTGFSRQREKKLEDLIKNYGGIVLSDIPPPSVYRGQRLKSQAVPVVLCSKKLQTIKFLYGCAVNAFMLKAKWLTDSISEGRILPTEKYMAVKKCVGKLCVAVESLVKNNSHSPIFDNLGIMLHGEKNFCTDMAKIIKHGGGQVFKTLLELVQNRDDEKIVTGVIVTENERSASRHLKHCASERTIPIMSAYWIIRSLHLGKLLPLKEKAKSCKLPTLKLPNFPDTLGLSQEI